One part of the Sphingopyxis sp. PAMC25046 genome encodes these proteins:
- a CDS encoding cell wall hydrolase, which produces MIPELHIGQGGAARADAPWAEDRRAPSKSLKLVLLGLALFAAAILFAASNDRLSRLVQGAVEGWNADPAETAKAAKKQAIARLITETESDSLVPAAEGADAVARNALLPVSTLPVEAARPFLMPAISLVQSTNAQRCLTQAIYYEAATESDAGKAAVAQVILNRMKHPAYPNTICGVIYQGSSRPGCQFSFACDGSMRRPPVPTLWRRSAEVARAALSGHVEASVGMATHYHANYVLPRWAPKLTKIEQIGAHIFYRWPGSWGKPRAFSDAYAGSEYIPAFSQLYQGGAAATDALPGEAIAVGGVAPPRDPTDHRADNDIGGRIDVTKGWVPNIPDPTRSKARFDSLTSQQGVVAAPEAQPGT; this is translated from the coding sequence ATGATCCCCGAACTGCACATCGGGCAGGGCGGCGCCGCGCGCGCGGACGCCCCTTGGGCCGAAGACCGACGCGCGCCGTCAAAGAGCCTCAAGCTCGTCCTGCTCGGTCTGGCGCTCTTCGCCGCCGCGATCCTCTTCGCTGCGTCGAACGACCGGCTTTCGCGCCTGGTCCAAGGCGCCGTCGAGGGCTGGAACGCCGACCCCGCCGAAACTGCGAAGGCGGCAAAGAAGCAGGCGATCGCCAGGCTGATCACCGAGACCGAGAGCGATTCGCTGGTTCCCGCCGCCGAGGGCGCCGACGCCGTCGCGCGCAACGCGCTGCTCCCCGTTTCAACGCTGCCCGTCGAGGCGGCGCGGCCGTTCCTGATGCCGGCAATCTCGCTGGTGCAATCGACCAACGCGCAGCGCTGCCTGACGCAGGCGATCTATTATGAGGCGGCGACCGAATCCGACGCGGGCAAGGCGGCGGTCGCGCAGGTCATCCTCAACCGCATGAAGCATCCGGCGTATCCGAACACCATCTGCGGCGTGATCTATCAGGGCAGTTCGCGCCCCGGCTGCCAGTTCAGCTTCGCGTGCGACGGCTCGATGCGCCGCCCGCCGGTGCCCACGCTGTGGCGCCGCTCGGCCGAGGTCGCGCGCGCCGCGCTGTCGGGCCATGTCGAGGCGAGCGTCGGCATGGCGACGCATTATCACGCCAATTACGTCCTTCCGCGCTGGGCGCCCAAACTCACCAAGATCGAACAGATCGGCGCGCATATCTTCTATCGCTGGCCCGGATCGTGGGGCAAGCCGCGCGCATTTTCGGACGCCTATGCCGGCTCCGAATATATCCCCGCCTTCAGCCAGCTTTATCAAGGCGGTGCGGCGGCGACCGATGCGCTGCCCGGCGAAGCGATCGCGGTCGGGGGCGTCGCCCCGCCGCGCGACCCGACCGACCACCGTGCCGATAACGACATCGGCGGCCGCATCGACGTCACCAAGGGCTGGGTGCCGAACATCCCCGACCCGACGCGGAGCAAGGCGCGCTTCGACAGCCTGACCAGCCAGCAGGGCGTCGTCGCTGCGCCCGAAGCTCAACCCGGAACATAA
- a CDS encoding HlyD family type I secretion periplasmic adaptor subunit produces MSIVKFWQRLRGSEQIMVAAAAGLALFLLWASIARVDEVSRGQGRVIPSSKVQIIQSAEPSTIREILVRSGQTVKKGQLLVRLDNTTSQSELGQLETENARLAQRAARLAGEGGAGAGCTGANCGDEARLAAVRRSSLQSQLAALSAGVEQRRRDMAEAQATASSLEASLRLAREQVAMLEPLAAKGVVPQTELLTAQREVVDIQGRLAAARQAISRSQAAVREAGAEVQRARFDFQQEALNERSQLATKMAVNEETIRGAEGRLARSEIRSPARGVVNDLLVNTLGGYVNAGEQIMQIVPLGDKLLIETRVTPRDIAFIKVGDPANVKVTAYDFSIYGGLNGKVVRVSADSIYDEVERQAYFTVVVETTNAYLTSNGRRLPITPGMLCDVEIVTGKKSVLSYLLKPVLKVSGSALTER; encoded by the coding sequence ATGTCGATCGTGAAATTCTGGCAGCGTTTGCGCGGAAGCGAGCAGATCATGGTCGCTGCCGCCGCGGGCCTCGCCCTCTTCCTGTTGTGGGCGAGCATCGCGCGCGTCGACGAGGTGTCGCGCGGGCAGGGGCGCGTGATCCCCTCGTCGAAGGTGCAGATCATCCAGTCGGCCGAACCCTCGACGATCCGCGAAATCCTCGTGCGCTCGGGGCAAACGGTCAAAAAGGGCCAGTTGCTCGTCCGCCTCGACAATACGACCTCGCAATCCGAACTCGGCCAGCTCGAAACCGAAAACGCCCGCCTCGCGCAGCGCGCCGCACGCCTTGCGGGCGAAGGCGGTGCGGGGGCGGGCTGCACCGGCGCGAACTGTGGCGACGAAGCGCGCCTCGCCGCGGTGCGGCGCTCGTCGTTGCAAAGCCAGCTCGCCGCGCTCTCGGCGGGGGTCGAGCAGCGCCGCCGCGACATGGCCGAGGCGCAGGCGACCGCTTCATCGCTCGAAGCCAGCCTGCGCCTCGCGCGCGAACAGGTGGCGATGCTCGAACCGCTCGCGGCGAAGGGCGTCGTCCCGCAGACCGAGTTGCTCACCGCGCAGCGCGAGGTCGTCGACATCCAGGGCCGCCTCGCCGCCGCGCGGCAGGCGATCTCGCGTTCGCAGGCCGCCGTCCGCGAAGCGGGCGCCGAGGTGCAGCGCGCGCGCTTCGACTTCCAGCAGGAGGCGCTCAACGAACGCAGCCAACTCGCGACCAAGATGGCGGTCAATGAGGAAACGATCCGCGGCGCCGAAGGCCGCCTCGCGCGCTCCGAAATCCGCTCGCCGGCGCGCGGCGTCGTCAACGACCTGCTCGTCAATACCTTGGGCGGCTACGTCAACGCGGGCGAACAGATCATGCAGATCGTGCCCTTGGGTGACAAATTGCTCATCGAAACGCGCGTCACCCCGCGCGACATCGCCTTCATCAAGGTGGGCGACCCCGCGAACGTCAAGGTGACCGCCTACGACTTCTCGATCTATGGGGGCCTCAACGGCAAGGTCGTGCGCGTGTCGGCCGACAGCATATATGACGAGGTCGAGCGGCAGGCCTATTTCACTGTCGTCGTCGAAACGACGAACGCCTATCTGACCTCGAACGGCCGGCGGCTCCCGATCACCCCCGGTATGCTATGCGATGTCGAGATTGTGACCGGAAAGAAATCGGTGCTGAGCTATTTGCTCAAACCGGTCTTGAAGGTCAGCGGGTCGGCGCTTACCGAACGCTGA
- a CDS encoding transglutaminase-like cysteine peptidase, with protein sequence MSKSAHPVFESRWLAASAALAATALTPSTAHAASKLVNAKSVTGGKAACAVVAGAAAAPRADISRALLGGAPSALDRIRAEQAAASTAPVPAAMPVRQTLEPSSRAPVSFAAPVADCGMSPIAAPFARTDADAELGTRAIPVKRTRFDNRWDRVRRAAPAALMQAELRRANASRGLDERELLARVNQWVNRAITYVGDDRNYRQRDYWATAEQTIARGKGDCEDFAILKMQMLRAAGIGAERMKLVLLRDLAANADHAFLLVETDAGKLVLDNVTDRLYDGSQPNAVRPVLSFSGNRRWVHAYRGTPPSTNPAAIPASQKSYTLALNNQRSVSADPLTFKTGLSK encoded by the coding sequence ATGAGCAAGTCTGCCCATCCCGTTTTCGAGTCGCGGTGGCTCGCCGCTTCGGCGGCGCTGGCCGCGACCGCGCTGACGCCGTCGACCGCGCATGCCGCGTCGAAGCTGGTCAATGCGAAGTCGGTGACGGGCGGCAAGGCTGCGTGCGCCGTCGTCGCGGGCGCCGCTGCGGCGCCACGGGCCGACATTTCGCGCGCCCTGCTGGGCGGCGCGCCGAGCGCGCTCGACCGCATCCGCGCCGAACAGGCGGCCGCGTCAACCGCGCCGGTCCCCGCAGCGATGCCCGTGCGGCAGACGCTCGAGCCCTCGAGCCGGGCGCCTGTCTCTTTCGCGGCACCCGTCGCCGATTGCGGCATGTCACCGATCGCCGCGCCGTTCGCCCGGACCGACGCGGATGCCGAACTCGGCACGCGCGCGATCCCGGTCAAGCGAACGCGTTTCGACAATCGCTGGGACCGCGTTCGCCGCGCCGCTCCCGCCGCGTTGATGCAGGCCGAACTGCGCCGCGCGAACGCGTCGCGGGGTCTGGACGAGCGGGAGTTGCTCGCGCGCGTCAACCAGTGGGTCAATCGCGCGATCACCTACGTCGGCGACGACCGCAATTACCGCCAGCGCGATTATTGGGCGACCGCCGAACAGACGATCGCGCGCGGCAAGGGCGATTGCGAGGATTTCGCGATCCTGAAGATGCAGATGCTGCGCGCCGCGGGAATCGGTGCCGAGCGGATGAAGCTGGTGCTGCTCCGCGACCTCGCGGCGAACGCCGACCATGCCTTTCTGCTCGTCGAGACCGACGCGGGGAAGCTCGTGCTCGATAATGTCACCGACCGCCTTTATGACGGCAGCCAGCCCAATGCGGTGCGCCCGGTGCTGTCGTTCAGCGGCAACCGACGCTGGGTGCACGCCTATCGCGGGACACCGCCGTCGACGAATCCGGCCGCGATTCCGGCGTCGCAGAAAAGCTATACGCTCGCGCTCAACAATCAGCGTTCGGTAAGCGCCGACCCGCTGACCTTCAAGACCGGTTTGAGCAAATAG
- the cobU gene encoding bifunctional adenosylcobinamide kinase/adenosylcobinamide-phosphate guanylyltransferase — translation MRGASLFVIGGARSGKSRYAQARAEAAGGEPVFIATAEAFDDEMRERIARHRADRDARWSTVEAPRDLPAAIDALSGNGAVVLVDCLTLWVSNLLLANADITRAAKQLCDAIARHDGTLILVANEVGLGIVPDNALARRFRDAAGQLNQSVAMTAQEVVLLTAGLPLTLKSAG, via the coding sequence ATGAGAGGGGCGTCGCTGTTCGTGATCGGCGGCGCGCGCTCGGGCAAGAGCCGCTATGCGCAGGCGCGCGCCGAGGCGGCGGGGGGCGAGCCGGTGTTCATCGCGACCGCCGAGGCGTTCGATGACGAGATGCGCGAGCGGATCGCGCGCCACCGGGCCGACCGCGATGCGCGCTGGTCGACGGTCGAGGCGCCACGCGATCTGCCCGCCGCGATCGATGCGCTGAGCGGAAACGGCGCGGTCGTGCTCGTCGATTGCCTGACGCTGTGGGTGTCGAACCTGCTGCTCGCCAACGCCGATATAACACGCGCGGCGAAGCAATTATGCGACGCGATCGCGCGGCACGACGGCACGCTGATCCTCGTCGCCAACGAGGTCGGGCTGGGCATCGTCCCCGACAATGCGCTCGCGCGGCGCTTCCGCGACGCGGCGGGGCAGCTCAACCAATCGGTCGCGATGACGGCGCAGGAGGTCGTCCTGCTCACCGCCGGGCTGCCGCTCACGCTCAAATCGGCGGGCTGA
- a CDS encoding cobyric acid synthase — protein sequence MAALMLQGTGSDVGKSVLVAALCRALTLRGLTVRPFKPQNMSNNAAVTTDGGEIGRAQALQAMACRVEPHSDMNPVLLKPQADRTSQLIVHGRVRGTLGSGNFREARGALMTEVLESYDRLRGQCDIVIVEGAGSPAEINLRTGDIANMGFARAADVPVVLIGDIDRGGVIASIVGTRAVIEAEDAAMIRGFLINKFRGDPALFDDGYREIERRSGWRGLGVIPWLSAAARLPSEDAVILERPADPRDGRRMIACPILPRISNFDDLDPLKLEPGVEVVMVPPGRPIPAEAAMIILPGSKATIADMAALRAEGWDIDIKAHHRRGGTIVGLCGGYQMLGQRIADPLGIEGAPAEVDGLGLLDVETTLSPAKILRRVTGTALGAPVTGYEMHMGETRGPGSERAFATLEDGASDGAVDPAGRVIGSYLHGLFASPALRRALLARIGVTGNGRDYAADVDAALDAVAAEFARHADIEAMLRIAGIGA from the coding sequence ATGGCTGCGCTGATGCTGCAAGGCACCGGGTCCGACGTCGGCAAGTCGGTGCTGGTCGCCGCGCTCTGCCGCGCACTCACCCTTCGCGGCCTGACCGTCCGCCCCTTCAAGCCGCAGAATATGTCGAACAATGCCGCGGTCACGACCGACGGCGGCGAGATCGGGCGCGCGCAGGCGCTCCAGGCCATGGCGTGTCGCGTCGAACCGCACAGCGACATGAACCCGGTGCTGCTGAAACCGCAGGCCGACCGCACCTCGCAGCTGATCGTTCATGGCCGTGTGCGCGGCACGCTGGGCAGCGGCAATTTCCGCGAAGCGCGCGGCGCGCTGATGACCGAGGTGCTCGAAAGCTATGACCGGCTGCGCGGCCAGTGCGACATCGTGATCGTCGAGGGCGCGGGATCGCCCGCCGAGATCAATTTGCGCACCGGCGACATCGCGAACATGGGCTTCGCGCGCGCCGCCGACGTGCCCGTGGTGCTGATCGGCGATATCGACCGCGGCGGGGTGATCGCGTCGATCGTCGGCACGCGCGCGGTGATCGAGGCCGAAGATGCGGCGATGATCCGCGGTTTCCTGATCAACAAGTTCCGCGGCGATCCCGCGCTGTTCGACGACGGTTATCGCGAGATCGAGCGGCGGAGCGGCTGGCGGGGGCTGGGCGTCATACCGTGGCTGAGCGCCGCCGCGCGGTTGCCGAGCGAGGATGCGGTGATCCTCGAACGCCCCGCCGATCCGCGCGACGGGCGGCGGATGATCGCCTGCCCGATTCTGCCGCGTATCTCGAACTTCGACGACCTCGATCCGTTGAAGCTCGAGCCCGGTGTCGAGGTGGTGATGGTGCCGCCGGGGCGGCCGATCCCCGCCGAGGCGGCGATGATCATATTGCCGGGGTCGAAGGCGACAATCGCCGACATGGCCGCGCTGCGCGCCGAAGGCTGGGATATCGACATCAAGGCGCATCACCGGCGCGGCGGGACGATCGTCGGGCTGTGCGGCGGATACCAGATGCTCGGCCAAAGGATCGCCGATCCGTTGGGAATCGAGGGAGCGCCCGCCGAGGTCGACGGGCTGGGCCTGCTCGATGTCGAAACGACGCTGTCGCCGGCAAAAATCTTGCGGCGGGTGACCGGGACCGCGCTGGGGGCGCCGGTCACCGGCTATGAGATGCACATGGGCGAAACCCGTGGCCCCGGCTCGGAGCGGGCGTTCGCGACGCTTGAGGATGGCGCGAGCGACGGCGCGGTCGATCCGGCGGGACGGGTGATCGGATCCTATCTGCACGGGCTGTTCGCGTCGCCCGCGCTGCGCCGCGCGCTACTCGCACGGATCGGTGTGACGGGAAACGGCCGCGACTATGCCGCCGATGTCGACGCGGCGCTCGACGCCGTCGCCGCCGAATTCGCGCGCCACGCCGACATCGAGGCGATGCTGCGGATCGCGGGGATCGGCGCATGA
- the cbiB gene encoding adenosylcobinamide-phosphate synthase CbiB, translated as MAEPVALTALALDAAFGWPGALYRRVGHPVGLFARIIAGCEARWNRAASGFARRRALGVLTLVLLLLVAGGLGLGLQHLLLSTLSGWGWIGVAILAWPALAQRSLFDHVRAVGERIDAGDLIGARSAVSMIVGRDTATLDEAGVSRAAIESLAESFCDGVAAPLFWLLLLGLPGVWAYKAVNTADSLIGHREERWRAFGWAAARLDDLANWIPARLAGVLICLAGGGGWRILQRDARKHASPNAGWPEAAMAGALGLRLAGPIAYDGVMQGKSWIGDGTGEASGAAVDRALAVYLRACLLLWLIAGGAAWLR; from the coding sequence ATGGCTGAGCCCGTCGCGCTCACCGCGCTCGCGCTCGACGCGGCGTTCGGCTGGCCGGGTGCGCTGTATCGCCGCGTCGGCCATCCGGTGGGGCTGTTCGCGCGCATCATCGCCGGCTGCGAGGCTCGGTGGAACCGGGCCGCGTCTGGCTTTGCGAGGCGGCGCGCGCTGGGCGTTCTAACGCTTGTCCTCCTGCTGCTCGTCGCCGGCGGCCTTGGCCTCGGACTCCAGCATCTGCTGCTTTCCACCTTGAGCGGCTGGGGCTGGATCGGCGTCGCGATCCTCGCCTGGCCCGCGCTCGCGCAGCGCAGCCTGTTCGATCATGTCCGCGCGGTCGGCGAGCGGATCGACGCGGGCGACCTCATCGGTGCGCGCAGCGCCGTGAGCATGATCGTCGGCCGCGACACCGCCACGCTCGATGAAGCCGGGGTGTCGCGCGCCGCGATCGAGAGCCTCGCCGAAAGCTTTTGCGACGGCGTCGCCGCGCCGCTGTTCTGGCTTCTGCTGCTCGGCCTGCCGGGGGTGTGGGCGTATAAGGCGGTGAACACCGCCGACAGTTTGATCGGCCACCGCGAGGAGCGCTGGCGCGCGTTCGGGTGGGCGGCGGCGCGGCTCGACGATCTCGCAAACTGGATTCCGGCGCGGCTGGCGGGCGTGCTGATCTGCCTCGCGGGCGGCGGCGGATGGCGCATATTGCAGCGCGACGCGCGCAAACACGCCTCGCCCAACGCGGGCTGGCCCGAGGCGGCGATGGCGGGCGCGCTGGGGCTTCGGCTCGCGGGTCCGATCGCCTATGACGGGGTGATGCAGGGCAAATCATGGATCGGCGACGGGACAGGCGAAGCGAGCGGCGCGGCGGTCGACCGTGCGCTCGCCGTTTATCTGCGCGCCTGCCTGCTGCTGTGGTTGATCGCGGGAGGCGCGGCATGGCTGCGCTGA
- a CDS encoding threonine-phosphate decarboxylase, whose protein sequence is MSDPWTWHGGGIEAAKREFGEGDWIDLSTGINPHPWPGAAGMAFDWRRLPEPEHLARLEAVAADYFGVDPRHVCAVPGSEIGLRLVGALIGGDTAHIAPGYRTHGAMIAGSAETRWDVAPGATGNLILANPNNPDGRALAPDALLGWLERGVGWLLVDEAFADADPALSVAASVADDRKLIVFRSFGKFFGLAGVRLGFVLAPQAIVAALRARLGAWPLSEAAIAIGTAAYADAGWIEATRQRLPAEAIALDAALARHGYRAAGACPLFRLIETDDGRALFERLARRAILTRPFADEPRWLRIGLPADAEALARLDAALGHG, encoded by the coding sequence GTGAGCGATCCATGGACCTGGCACGGCGGGGGCATCGAGGCCGCGAAGCGCGAATTCGGCGAAGGCGACTGGATCGACCTGTCGACGGGGATCAACCCGCATCCCTGGCCGGGCGCCGCGGGGATGGCGTTCGACTGGCGGCGATTGCCCGAGCCCGAGCATCTCGCGCGGCTTGAAGCCGTCGCGGCGGACTATTTCGGCGTCGATCCACGCCATGTCTGCGCGGTGCCGGGCAGCGAGATCGGACTACGCCTGGTCGGGGCACTGATCGGCGGCGATACCGCCCACATCGCGCCGGGGTATCGCACCCATGGCGCGATGATCGCGGGCAGCGCGGAAACCCGCTGGGATGTGGCGCCGGGCGCAACCGGAAACCTGATCCTCGCCAATCCGAACAACCCCGACGGGCGCGCCCTTGCCCCCGATGCCCTGCTCGGATGGCTCGAACGCGGCGTCGGCTGGCTGCTCGTTGACGAAGCCTTTGCCGACGCCGATCCGGCGCTGAGCGTCGCAGCGTCGGTCGCCGACGATCGAAAGCTGATCGTCTTTCGATCCTTCGGCAAATTTTTCGGCCTCGCGGGGGTGCGGCTTGGCTTCGTTCTGGCGCCGCAGGCGATCGTCGCTGCGCTGCGCGCGCGGCTGGGCGCATGGCCGCTATCCGAAGCGGCGATCGCGATCGGCACCGCCGCCTATGCCGATGCCGGCTGGATCGAAGCGACGCGGCAGCGCCTCCCCGCCGAGGCGATCGCACTCGATGCGGCGTTGGCACGGCATGGCTATCGCGCGGCGGGCGCCTGCCCGCTGTTTCGCCTGATCGAAACCGATGACGGCCGCGCGCTGTTCGAGCGGCTTGCCCGGCGTGCGATCCTGACCCGCCCCTTCGCCGACGAGCCGCGCTGGCTGCGCATCGGGCTGCCCGCCGATGCCGAAGCGCTGGCGCGGCTCGATGCGGCGCTTGGTCATGGCTGA
- a CDS encoding adenosylcobinamide-GDP ribazoletransferase, which yields MKGLIVAIQFLTRLPTPRVAVSGEEFAASMRWFPAVGLIVGVIVAGAGWAGARIDPWTGALAALIVWVAVTGALHLDGLGDIADASGAAHKDRDRLIAVLGDPHVGSFAVVAIVLQLIAKLVLLHALFEREAFVAALLVPFAARIGPLVWSRALPDLHAGLGSRFRNAVRPVDFAGWGGLLLAAAWVSPSLLAAPLIFLVWGWWLLRRIGGISGDGHGAGIEIGESLLLAAALLWAHVA from the coding sequence ATGAAGGGGCTGATCGTCGCGATCCAGTTCCTGACGCGCCTGCCGACGCCGCGCGTCGCGGTGTCGGGCGAGGAATTTGCCGCGTCGATGCGCTGGTTTCCAGCGGTCGGGCTGATCGTCGGCGTGATCGTCGCGGGCGCGGGCTGGGCGGGGGCGCGGATCGATCCGTGGACCGGCGCGCTTGCGGCGCTGATCGTCTGGGTCGCGGTCACCGGCGCTCTCCACCTCGACGGGCTCGGCGACATCGCCGATGCGAGCGGCGCGGCGCACAAGGACCGCGACCGGCTGATCGCGGTCCTCGGGGATCCGCATGTCGGGAGCTTCGCGGTTGTCGCGATCGTTTTGCAACTGATCGCCAAGCTGGTGCTGCTCCACGCGCTGTTCGAACGCGAGGCGTTCGTCGCCGCCCTGCTCGTCCCCTTCGCGGCGCGAATCGGACCGCTGGTCTGGTCGCGCGCGCTGCCCGACCTGCATGCCGGATTGGGCTCGCGTTTCCGCAACGCGGTGCGCCCGGTTGATTTCGCGGGCTGGGGCGGGTTGCTGTTGGCGGCGGCGTGGGTGTCGCCCTCCCTGCTCGCCGCGCCGTTGATCTTCCTTGTCTGGGGCTGGTGGCTGCTGCGCCGGATCGGCGGGATTTCGGGCGACGGGCATGGCGCGGGGATCGAGATCGGCGAAAGCCTGCTCCTCGCCGCCGCACTGCTGTGGGCGCATGTTGCGTGA
- a CDS encoding histidine phosphatase family protein, translated as MTGFALHLLRHGAPETPGLLMGRTDGAPTEAGIAACVAQAKGLGIECLVASDLWRCRAAGEAIGSAVDLPLTSDRRWRELDFGDWDGMAVNAVDVGAFGRFVDDPDANPPPGGERWSALVARIAAAIADLAPVPALVVTHGGAMRAALHVLCSFDQRRLWAFDLPYAALLSLRVWPGERPSAQIVGLRP; from the coding sequence GTGACCGGCTTCGCGCTCCATTTGCTGCGCCACGGCGCGCCCGAAACGCCGGGGCTGCTGATGGGACGCACCGACGGGGCACCGACCGAAGCGGGAATCGCGGCGTGTGTTGCGCAAGCGAAGGGCTTGGGCATCGAATGCCTGGTCGCTTCGGACCTTTGGCGATGCCGCGCGGCAGGAGAGGCAATCGGGTCGGCGGTCGACCTGCCGCTCACCTCCGATCGGCGCTGGCGCGAGCTCGATTTCGGTGACTGGGACGGTATGGCGGTGAACGCCGTCGACGTCGGTGCCTTTGGCCGCTTCGTCGATGACCCCGACGCGAACCCACCGCCGGGGGGCGAGCGCTGGTCGGCGCTGGTGGCACGCATTGCCGCCGCGATCGCCGACCTCGCGCCGGTGCCGGCGCTGGTCGTCACGCACGGCGGCGCGATGCGCGCGGCCTTGCATGTCCTCTGCAGTTTCGACCAGCGCCGGCTCTGGGCGTTCGACCTGCCCTATGCGGCGCTGCTGTCGCTGCGTGTCTGGCCCGGCGAACGCCCGAGCGCGCAAATCGTGGGGCTGCGGCCATGA
- the cobT gene encoding nicotinate-nucleotide--dimethylbenzimidazole phosphoribosyltransferase, whose product MTSFVSVEAFEAALADLREPDTGAAANARLRQAELTKPAGSLGRLEDLAIFFAGWQGRARPRIERARAAIFAGNHGVTVHGVSAFPPNVTAQMVANFASGGAAINALSEAAGLELAIVALDLDRPTADFTVAPAMREDECLDALNRGAAAVEPDLDLLVLGEMGIGNSTAAAALCARSFAGEVAGWAGPGTGVDGHGVARKIQVIESALAFHAEAPRSAFETLRRVGGREIVAIAGAIVRARQLGVPVLLDGFICTSAIAPLAAENPAIVNHCIAGHCSSEPGHKRLLALLGLDPLLSLDMRLGEGSGAAVAANIVRSALAAHDRMATFAEAAVSASL is encoded by the coding sequence ATGACCAGTTTCGTTTCTGTCGAGGCCTTCGAGGCCGCGCTTGCCGACCTTCGCGAACCCGACACCGGTGCCGCCGCCAATGCGCGGTTGCGGCAGGCCGAACTCACCAAGCCGGCGGGATCGCTCGGCCGGCTCGAGGATCTCGCGATCTTTTTCGCCGGCTGGCAGGGCCGGGCGCGGCCGCGGATCGAGCGTGCGCGCGCCGCGATCTTCGCGGGCAATCACGGCGTCACCGTGCACGGTGTCAGCGCCTTTCCGCCGAACGTCACCGCGCAGATGGTCGCCAATTTCGCCAGCGGCGGCGCGGCCATCAACGCCTTGTCGGAGGCGGCGGGGCTCGAGCTGGCCATCGTCGCGCTCGACCTCGACCGGCCGACCGCCGATTTCACCGTCGCACCGGCGATGCGCGAGGACGAATGCCTCGACGCGCTGAACCGCGGCGCGGCGGCGGTCGAGCCCGATCTCGATCTGCTCGTGCTCGGCGAGATGGGGATCGGCAATTCGACCGCCGCCGCCGCGCTTTGCGCGCGCAGCTTCGCGGGCGAGGTGGCGGGATGGGCCGGCCCGGGGACCGGGGTCGACGGGCACGGCGTCGCGCGCAAGATTCAGGTGATCGAGAGCGCGCTCGCCTTCCATGCCGAGGCGCCGCGTTCGGCGTTCGAAACGCTGCGCCGCGTCGGCGGGCGCGAGATCGTGGCAATCGCGGGCGCCATCGTGCGTGCGCGCCAGCTCGGCGTGCCGGTGCTGCTCGACGGCTTTATCTGCACTTCGGCGATCGCGCCGCTGGCGGCGGAGAACCCCGCGATCGTGAACCATTGCATCGCGGGCCATTGTTCGTCGGAGCCGGGGCACAAGCGCCTGCTGGCATTGCTCGGGCTCGACCCTTTGCTGTCGCTCGATATGCGGCTGGGCGAAGGCAGCGGCGCGGCGGTCGCCGCGAATATCGTGCGCAGCGCGCTCGCCGCGCACGACCGGATGGCGACCTTTGCCGAGGCGGCGGTCTCGGCCTCGCTGTGA
- a CDS encoding DUF1636 domain-containing protein, producing the protein MLTRVDPGPAVVVCNTCRHSREAQVDAAGMRGGARLVAALKRLKDTEPRYAGIAVQEMACLFACQDHCTVHLRAPDKVGYVLGRFRGDAESARAILDYAVHYAASAHGRVAYSLWPEGIKGHFITRTPPPGFVAE; encoded by the coding sequence ATGCTGACGCGCGTCGACCCCGGGCCCGCGGTGGTGGTGTGCAACACCTGCCGCCACAGCCGCGAGGCCCAGGTCGATGCCGCAGGCATGCGCGGCGGCGCGCGGCTCGTCGCGGCGCTGAAGCGGCTCAAGGATACCGAGCCGCGCTATGCCGGGATTGCGGTGCAGGAGATGGCGTGCCTCTTTGCCTGCCAGGATCATTGCACCGTACACCTGCGCGCGCCCGACAAGGTCGGCTATGTGCTCGGCCGCTTTCGGGGGGACGCGGAATCGGCACGCGCGATCCTCGACTATGCCGTCCATTATGCGGCGAGCGCGCATGGCCGCGTCGCCTATTCGCTGTGGCCCGAAGGCATAAAGGGCCATTTCATCACCCGCACCCCGCCGCCAGGATTTGTCGCCGAATGA